A single genomic interval of Lathyrus oleraceus cultivar Zhongwan6 chromosome 7, CAAS_Psat_ZW6_1.0, whole genome shotgun sequence harbors:
- the LOC127104098 gene encoding uncharacterized protein LOC127104098 yields the protein MTIKGKMLGLTAKFLMNKAQYFARMRSVDMFEAVFALLIYGLFLFPSFDDFVSMDVIKIFLIGNPVPTLLVDAYHSVHMNIVWYSRDYDGVSIIDSCGGFSNVPLLGTKGGISYNPILALYQLGYPMRDKPKNIHLEGLFFKECEDCKALKEKIVHAWHHVHNLEKKVFGKTNCVSLEPYLKWVQDRAISLKIPYPRQEPLPLADKEPTYIFMTDAEKLKIALTKVQRERDALKDKYQIINNEDE from the exons ATGACCATAAAAGGAAAAATGCTTGGTTTGACAGCTAAGTTTCTAATGAACAAAGCTCAATATTTTGCTAGAATGAGGAGTGTGGATATGTTTGAGGCTGTTTTTGCTCTACTTATCTATGGATTGTTCCTCTTTCCTAGTTTTGATGACTTCGTTTCCATGGATGTCATCAAGATCTTCTTAAtaggaaatccagttcctacttTGCTTGTTGATGCCTATCATTCTGTTCATATGA ATATTGTTTGGTATAGTCGTGACTATGATGGAGTTAGTATCATTGATAGTTGTGGAGGATTttctaatgtacctcttcttggtacaaaagGAGGCATCAGTTATAACCCAATCCTAGCTCTTTATCAACTCGGTTATCCAATGAGAGATAAGCCAAAGAATATTCACTTGGAAGGTTTGTTCTTTAAGGAATGTGAAGATTGCAAAGCGCTCAAAGAGAAGATTGTGCACGCTTGGCACCATGTTCATAATCTAGAAAAGAAAGTTTTTGGGAAGACAAATTGTGTCTCTTTAGAACCTTACCTTAAATGGGTGCAAGATAGGGCCATCAGCTTGAAAATTCCTTATCCTCGCCAAGAGCCTTTGCCTTTAGCTGACAAAGAACCTACTTATATCTTCATGACTGATGCAGAGAAGTTGAAGATTGCTTTGACCAAAGTGCAGCGAGAAAGGGACGCTTTGAAGGACAAGTAtcaaatcatcaacaatgagGATGAATAA